A genomic stretch from Flavobacterium sp. KS-LB2 includes:
- a CDS encoding WD40/YVTN/BNR-like repeat-containing protein encodes MKKIVLFSALIVQSVSWGQVSTEAIQQSLESKKQMENQSIFQQVTFENVGPTVMSGRVVDVDVNPENPTEFYVGYASGGLWYTNNNGMSFSPVMDAAPTQNVGDIAIDWKRGTIWVGTGEVNSSRSSYAGIGVLKSEDKGKTWQNMGLHDSHHISRILINPSNPDEVVVGAVGHLYSKNEERGIYKTINGGKTWSKTLYIDDETGIIDVAVSPKNFKVQFAASWSKDRKAWDFIGSGATSGIYKSEDAGLTWKLFTNAESGFPVGEGVGRIGLAVYDDNNVYAILDNQFKRPLQSKKSNSLPVAFSMPGDEFLKLPNKSLNSILKNYGLTEKYRAENIKHWVQNGYLQPNEAAKVVLDAINSLAETEVIGAEVYKSSNGGKNWSKTHQDFIDDFFYSYGYYFSVISVDPNDVNKIYLSGVPIIKSNDGGKTFTSISEENVHADHHVVWVNPNKSGYLINGNDGGLNISYDDGAHWVKSNSHSVSQFYAVNVDEQEPYNIYGGMQDNGVWVGPSTYKYSSEWYQTGKYPYENLMGGDGMQTQIDKRNPNIVFTGFQFGNYYRIDRANNKRDYISPKPKKDEKPFRFNWQTPILLSSHNQDILYMGSNFLHRSMNQGQTWTAISPDLTQGVKEGNVAFGTIATISESALQFGLLYTGSDDGLIHVSKDGGATWNKISGNLPQNRWVSRVVASAHKKERVYATLNGYRNDDFTSYVYVSDDFGQSWKNIASNLPASPVNVIVEDNVNENVLYLGTDNGLYVSLNKGTSWNDFSNGIPNVAVHDLVIQKKVKDLVVGTHGRSVYKVNLEQVQQLSDKVVAENLHVFELKKIKKSREWGNSWSSWAKASEPKAEIWFYSNGDSEVLLQIENSFKEVVYSQKVKASKGLNKHVYDLSISKAIADNWKNKDKKLKLEAAKNGKYYLPVSVNKISIQKGSEKVVTDLEIIESK; translated from the coding sequence ATGAAAAAAATAGTACTCTTCTCTGCCCTTATCGTACAAAGTGTCTCTTGGGGACAGGTTTCTACCGAAGCGATTCAGCAATCATTGGAATCCAAAAAACAAATGGAAAATCAATCGATTTTTCAGCAGGTTACTTTCGAAAATGTGGGGCCAACGGTGATGAGTGGAAGAGTGGTGGATGTGGATGTAAATCCGGAAAATCCAACCGAATTTTATGTGGGATATGCTTCGGGCGGACTTTGGTACACGAATAATAATGGGATGAGTTTTTCGCCGGTTATGGATGCGGCGCCTACGCAAAATGTGGGTGATATCGCGATAGATTGGAAACGAGGAACGATTTGGGTAGGAACTGGTGAAGTGAATTCGTCCCGATCATCTTATGCAGGAATTGGAGTTTTGAAATCCGAAGATAAAGGAAAGACTTGGCAAAATATGGGATTGCACGACAGCCATCACATCAGCAGAATCCTAATAAATCCATCAAATCCAGATGAAGTTGTTGTGGGCGCAGTGGGACATTTGTATTCGAAAAACGAAGAACGAGGAATTTATAAAACGATTAATGGCGGAAAAACGTGGAGTAAAACCCTTTATATCGATGATGAAACAGGGATTATAGATGTTGCTGTTTCGCCAAAAAACTTTAAGGTTCAATTTGCGGCTTCATGGAGCAAAGACAGAAAAGCGTGGGATTTTATTGGAAGTGGCGCTACTTCTGGAATTTATAAAAGTGAAGATGCGGGATTGACATGGAAACTTTTTACGAATGCTGAAAGCGGATTTCCTGTTGGCGAAGGCGTTGGGCGAATTGGTTTAGCGGTGTATGATGATAATAACGTGTATGCCATTTTGGATAATCAATTCAAAAGACCGTTGCAATCTAAAAAAAGCAATTCGTTGCCGGTTGCATTTTCTATGCCGGGAGACGAATTTTTGAAATTGCCGAATAAAAGTCTGAATTCTATTTTAAAGAATTACGGATTGACCGAGAAATACAGAGCAGAAAATATCAAACACTGGGTTCAAAATGGGTATTTGCAACCTAATGAAGCCGCAAAAGTGGTTCTGGATGCGATAAATAGTTTAGCCGAAACAGAAGTTATTGGCGCCGAAGTATACAAATCAAGTAATGGAGGAAAAAATTGGAGTAAGACCCACCAAGATTTTATTGATGATTTCTTTTATTCGTACGGCTATTATTTTAGCGTCATTTCTGTTGATCCAAACGATGTGAATAAAATTTATTTGTCAGGTGTGCCGATTATCAAATCGAATGATGGCGGGAAAACATTTACCTCCATAAGCGAAGAAAATGTTCACGCAGATCATCACGTAGTTTGGGTGAACCCAAATAAATCCGGGTATTTAATTAATGGAAATGACGGTGGTTTGAACATTTCGTATGATGATGGAGCGCATTGGGTAAAAAGTAATTCGCATTCAGTAAGTCAGTTTTATGCAGTGAATGTAGATGAGCAAGAGCCATATAATATTTATGGAGGGATGCAGGATAATGGTGTTTGGGTTGGACCAAGTACGTATAAATATTCCTCAGAATGGTACCAAACTGGAAAATATCCTTATGAAAATTTGATGGGAGGCGACGGAATGCAAACTCAAATTGATAAAAGAAATCCAAATATTGTTTTTACAGGTTTTCAGTTTGGAAACTATTATAGAATTGATCGTGCGAATAACAAACGGGATTATATTTCTCCAAAGCCAAAAAAGGACGAAAAACCGTTCCGATTCAATTGGCAAACGCCTATTCTATTGTCTTCGCACAATCAGGATATTTTATACATGGGGTCTAATTTCTTGCACCGTTCGATGAATCAAGGGCAAACTTGGACCGCTATTTCGCCTGATTTGACACAAGGAGTGAAAGAAGGAAATGTAGCTTTTGGGACCATCGCTACGATCAGCGAAAGTGCTTTGCAGTTTGGTTTACTCTACACGGGAAGTGATGACGGATTGATTCATGTTTCGAAAGATGGCGGTGCAACTTGGAACAAAATTTCGGGAAATTTACCTCAGAATCGTTGGGTTTCCAGAGTCGTGGCTTCGGCGCATAAGAAAGAAAGAGTTTATGCAACTTTAAACGGATATCGAAATGATGATTTCACGAGTTATGTGTATGTATCAGATGATTTTGGACAAAGTTGGAAAAATATCGCCAGTAATTTGCCTGCAAGTCCTGTGAATGTAATTGTTGAGGATAATGTCAACGAGAATGTTTTGTATCTGGGAACGGATAACGGATTGTATGTTTCGTTAAATAAAGGAACGAGCTGGAATGATTTTTCTAACGGAATCCCAAATGTAGCCGTTCACGATCTAGTGATTCAAAAGAAAGTCAAAGATTTAGTGGTAGGAACTCACGGTCGCTCGGTGTATAAAGTCAATTTAGAACAAGTGCAGCAATTGAGCGATAAAGTAGTAGCAGAAAATCTTCATGTTTTTGAATTAAAAAAGATAAAAAAATCAAGAGAATGGGGAAATAGCTGGAGTTCTTGGGCTAAAGCTTCAGAGCCAAAAGCGGAGATTTGGTTTTATTCGAATGGGGATTCAGAAGTGCTTTTACAAATTGAAAACAGCTTTAAAGAAGTCGTTTATTCTCAGAAAGTGAAAGCGTCAAAAGGACTAAACAAACACGTTTATGATCTTTCTATAAGTAAAGCAATAGCTGATAATTGGAAAAATAAAGACAAAAAACTAAAATTGGAAGCAGCTAAAAACGGCAAATATTACCTTCCAGTCTCAGTGAATAAAATAAGTATTCAAAAAGGAAGCGAGAAAGTGGTTACTGATCTTGAAATTATAGAATCAAAATAA
- a CDS encoding helix-turn-helix domain-containing protein has protein sequence MNIEKDYIKLIFGLKLKQARTNKNLSLFGLAKITDLSKSYLNEIEKGKKYPKTDKIILLSEKLDVSYDNMVSLKLDNNLAPIGEILKSGILKEIPLEIFGIQENDLIDIIANAPAKVNAFISTIIEIAQHYNLTRESFFLASLRSYQEAHTNYFEDLEQKVLQFSKAFHVNIEAKISIEELTAILIEEYGYTIKELVFSEQEQLGDLRSIFVPKSKTLLLSLDIDEPQKSFILAKEIAYNYLEITERLYTFSWIKFDNFDQVLNNFYASYFAGALLIPRQKLIDELNLFLSKTDPKPQEMIALMSGFNVSPESFYQRLTNILPKDFQLKNLFFLRLSHQIGTDTYQIKKELHITNQQEPHANEMNEHYCRRWVSIRTIEQSLKQKKSHFFDAQISSYENSKNEYLVFSSATPDPFKIDCIRSISVGILITPGMKKKFKFIESDSIKKQIVGVTCETCAVKNCLERASPPIQLEQKMRNENTDFIVQQYMTKFS, from the coding sequence ATGAACATAGAAAAGGATTATATCAAGTTAATTTTTGGATTAAAACTGAAGCAGGCTCGCACCAATAAGAATCTGTCATTGTTTGGTTTGGCGAAAATCACGGACCTGTCAAAATCGTATTTGAACGAAATTGAAAAAGGCAAAAAATATCCTAAAACGGATAAAATCATTCTGTTATCTGAAAAGTTAGATGTTTCCTATGATAATATGGTTTCATTGAAGCTGGATAATAATCTGGCACCCATTGGAGAAATTCTAAAATCGGGAATTCTAAAAGAAATTCCTCTGGAGATTTTTGGGATTCAGGAAAATGACCTTATCGATATTATTGCTAACGCTCCTGCAAAAGTCAATGCGTTTATCAGTACGATTATTGAGATTGCACAACATTATAATTTGACAAGAGAGAGTTTCTTTTTGGCTTCGTTGCGATCGTATCAAGAAGCACATACAAACTATTTTGAAGATTTAGAACAGAAAGTATTACAGTTTTCGAAAGCGTTTCACGTGAATATTGAAGCCAAAATTTCGATTGAAGAACTTACGGCGATACTAATAGAAGAATATGGTTATACGATAAAAGAACTCGTTTTTTCGGAGCAAGAACAATTGGGTGATTTGAGATCGATTTTTGTGCCAAAAAGCAAGACATTGTTGCTTTCATTAGACATTGACGAACCTCAAAAATCGTTTATTCTGGCCAAAGAAATTGCGTATAATTACCTTGAAATCACCGAAAGATTGTACACGTTCAGCTGGATTAAGTTTGATAACTTCGATCAGGTTTTGAACAACTTTTATGCTTCTTATTTTGCCGGAGCGTTACTTATTCCAAGGCAGAAACTGATTGACGAACTGAATTTATTTTTGTCTAAAACAGATCCAAAACCTCAGGAAATGATTGCTTTGATGAGCGGGTTCAATGTTTCGCCTGAATCGTTCTATCAAAGGTTGACTAATATTTTGCCAAAAGACTTTCAGTTGAAAAACCTTTTCTTTCTGAGATTGTCGCATCAAATAGGAACGGATACGTATCAGATAAAAAAGGAATTGCATATCACGAACCAGCAGGAACCGCATGCGAATGAAATGAATGAGCATTACTGCCGAAGATGGGTTTCTATTCGTACGATAGAGCAATCATTGAAGCAAAAGAAAAGTCATTTTTTTGATGCGCAAATCTCCAGTTATGAAAACAGCAAAAATGAATATCTTGTTTTTTCATCGGCAACGCCGGATCCGTTTAAAATAGATTGTATTCGCAGTATTTCGGTAGGAATATTAATTACACCGGGAATGAAGAAAAAATTCAAGTTTATTGAAAGTGATTCGATTAAAAAACAGATTGTCGGGGTTACCTGTGAAACTTGTGCCGTTAAAAATTGTTTGGAACGTGCTTCGCCTCCAATTCAATTGGAACAAAAAATGCGCAACGAAAACACTGATTTTATTGTACAGCAATACATGACAAAATTCAGTTAG
- a CDS encoding succinate dehydrogenase cytochrome b subunit — MAKSSLLKSSIAKKVAMALSGLFLILFLAQHFFINSTSVFSPDTFNAISHFMGNNPLVQFVIQPILIVGVVFHFVMGIVLDFKNKSARPINYVKNNGAANSSWASRNMIISGLVVLAFMVLHFYDFWVPEMVYKYVEVNPLDETRYFGELTHKFVSPVRTGIYCASFILLSLHLWHGFNSSFQSVGFNNKYSRSLHKLGYAFAIVVPFGFIFIALFHHFNH; from the coding sequence ATGGCAAAATCTTCATTATTAAAGTCATCGATTGCAAAAAAAGTCGCTATGGCGCTTTCTGGACTTTTCTTAATTTTATTTTTAGCACAACATTTTTTTATAAACAGTACCTCGGTTTTTAGTCCTGATACTTTTAATGCTATTTCTCATTTTATGGGGAATAATCCATTGGTACAGTTTGTAATCCAGCCGATTCTTATTGTAGGTGTTGTTTTTCACTTTGTAATGGGTATCGTTTTGGATTTTAAAAACAAAAGTGCAAGACCAATTAACTACGTTAAAAACAACGGAGCAGCTAATTCATCTTGGGCATCAAGAAATATGATTATTAGTGGTTTAGTAGTTCTTGCGTTTATGGTATTGCATTTTTACGATTTCTGGGTTCCTGAAATGGTATATAAGTATGTAGAGGTTAATCCGCTTGACGAAACGCGTTATTTTGGTGAACTTACTCATAAATTTGTAAGCCCAGTTCGTACGGGTATTTATTGTGCTTCATTTATTTTATTGTCTCTTCACTTGTGGCACGGTTTCAATTCATCGTTTCAGTCAGTAGGGTTCAACAATAAATATTCAAGATCGTTACATAAATTAGGATATGCTTTTGCAATTGTAGTTCCTTTCGGTTTCATTTTCATTGCATTATTTCATCATTTTAATCATTAA
- the aceA gene encoding isocitrate lyase, which yields MKTTETRIQELVTDWITNPRWNGIERPYTAEEVVKLQGSYQIEHSVARIGANTLWNKLNSQDFVAGLGALTGNQAIQEVEAGLDAIYLSGWQVAADANVAGEMYPDQSLYPANSVPLVVKRINNALLRADQIQVVNGTTDKKQYLVPIVADAEAGFGGNLNAFELMKSMIEAGAAGVHFEDQLSSAKKCGHLGGKVLVPTQEAINKLIAARLAADVMGTPTIVVARTDADAANLLTSDIDTRDAKFITGEKTGEGFFYVNCGVEQGIDRGLSYAPYADLIWMETSNPDLDYARKFAEGIHAKFPGKMLAYNCSPSFNWAAKLSVAEMETFREDLAAMGYKFQFITLAGFHALNTSMFELSKAYKERGMAGYSELQEREFALQKHGFKAVKHQGFVGTSYFDAVQNTVTIGKSSTTAMKDSTEVAQF from the coding sequence ATGAAAACTACAGAAACAAGAATTCAAGAATTAGTTACCGACTGGATTACGAACCCAAGATGGAATGGCATTGAGCGACCTTACACTGCTGAAGAAGTGGTAAAATTGCAAGGTTCGTATCAAATAGAACATAGTGTTGCCAGAATTGGAGCGAATACTTTATGGAATAAACTAAATTCTCAGGATTTTGTAGCCGGACTTGGCGCACTTACCGGAAACCAAGCCATTCAAGAGGTAGAAGCAGGATTAGATGCTATTTATTTGAGCGGTTGGCAAGTTGCAGCTGATGCAAACGTAGCCGGAGAAATGTATCCTGACCAATCTTTATATCCTGCTAACAGTGTTCCATTAGTAGTAAAACGAATCAATAATGCCCTGTTGAGAGCAGACCAAATACAAGTAGTAAACGGAACAACTGATAAAAAACAATATTTAGTTCCTATTGTTGCTGACGCCGAAGCTGGTTTTGGTGGAAACCTGAACGCTTTCGAATTAATGAAATCGATGATTGAAGCGGGAGCTGCGGGAGTTCACTTTGAGGATCAATTGAGTTCTGCTAAAAAATGCGGTCACTTAGGCGGAAAAGTATTGGTTCCTACACAAGAAGCCATCAACAAATTGATTGCGGCTCGATTAGCGGCTGACGTAATGGGAACGCCAACTATTGTTGTTGCCCGTACAGATGCAGATGCAGCTAACCTATTGACTAGCGATATTGATACAAGAGATGCTAAATTCATCACGGGTGAAAAAACCGGAGAAGGCTTTTTCTATGTAAATTGTGGTGTGGAGCAAGGAATTGACAGAGGATTGAGTTATGCGCCTTATGCAGATTTAATTTGGATGGAAACCAGCAATCCGGATCTGGATTACGCAAGAAAATTTGCCGAAGGAATTCACGCAAAATTCCCAGGAAAAATGTTGGCTTACAACTGTTCGCCTTCTTTCAACTGGGCTGCAAAATTATCCGTTGCTGAAATGGAAACGTTCCGCGAAGATCTTGCTGCAATGGGATACAAATTCCAATTCATAACATTGGCAGGATTCCACGCGTTGAATACGAGTATGTTCGAATTGTCTAAAGCCTACAAAGAAAGAGGAATGGCGGGCTATTCTGAATTACAGGAAAGAGAATTTGCTTTGCAAAAACACGGCTTCAAAGCCGTAAAACACCAAGGTTTCGTAGGAACTTCTTATTTTGATGCGGTACAAAATACCGTGACAATTGGAAAATCTTCTACAACTGCGATGAAAGATTCTACAGAAGTAGCACAGTTTTAA
- the aceB gene encoding malate synthase A produces MKTNIEITEKTLQFSTETKEHYPEILTDEAIDLITELHHRFNDKRLLLLAERKNQQHLFDAGTLPTFPSETKSIRESNWEAATTPEDLLDRRVEITGPVDRKMVINALNSGAKTFMADFEDSTSPTWSNLMTGQQNLKDAVNKTIALEDTIKNKKYSLNNETAVLIVRPRGLHLPEKNILIDGEQTSGSLIDFGLYAFHNHKQLIEDGTAPYFYIPKLEHYLEARWWNEVFEFTQEYLGVKNGTFKATVLIETITASFQLDEIIFELKDHIVGLNCGRWDYIFSYIKKLRKNPAFIVPNRDQVTMTAPFMSAYSQLVIQRCHKRNIHAIGGMAAQIPIKNNEEANKIAFDKVIADKEREVKNGHDGTWVAHPDLVSLAMTVFDKYMPTKNQIHVKREDVHVTESDLLETPKGTITEEGVRKNISISVLYIASWLNGQGAAALHNLMEDAATAEISRSQLWQWLQNEVVLDNQKVLTEKYYHRLAMEEFEKIRKLVGNENHEKHKYRLAEQLLDILVVNDNFIEFLTIPGYKYI; encoded by the coding sequence ATGAAAACTAATATTGAAATAACCGAAAAAACGTTACAGTTTTCAACTGAAACAAAAGAACATTATCCAGAAATTTTGACGGATGAAGCTATTGATTTAATAACGGAATTGCATCACAGATTCAATGACAAAAGACTTTTGCTATTAGCCGAAAGAAAAAATCAACAGCATTTATTTGATGCAGGCACGTTACCAACATTTCCTTCTGAAACAAAAAGCATCAGAGAAAGTAATTGGGAAGCTGCAACAACACCCGAGGATTTATTAGACCGAAGAGTCGAAATAACCGGACCGGTCGATAGAAAAATGGTTATCAATGCATTGAATTCGGGGGCAAAAACATTCATGGCTGATTTTGAAGACAGCACTTCTCCTACTTGGAGCAACTTAATGACGGGTCAACAAAACCTGAAAGACGCGGTAAATAAAACCATTGCTCTTGAAGATACTATAAAGAATAAAAAATACAGTCTGAACAACGAAACTGCCGTACTGATTGTTCGACCAAGAGGCTTGCATTTGCCGGAGAAAAATATTTTGATTGATGGAGAACAAACTTCGGGTTCCTTAATTGACTTTGGTTTGTATGCTTTTCACAATCACAAACAACTTATTGAGGATGGAACGGCACCTTATTTTTACATTCCAAAACTGGAACATTATCTGGAAGCAAGATGGTGGAATGAAGTTTTCGAATTCACGCAGGAATATTTAGGCGTGAAAAACGGAACATTCAAAGCCACGGTTTTAATCGAAACTATAACTGCCAGTTTTCAATTGGACGAAATCATTTTTGAATTGAAAGATCATATTGTTGGCCTTAATTGCGGGCGATGGGATTACATTTTTTCATACATCAAAAAACTAAGAAAAAACCCGGCTTTCATTGTTCCAAACAGAGATCAGGTGACGATGACTGCACCATTTATGAGTGCATATTCCCAATTGGTTATTCAAAGATGCCACAAACGAAATATTCATGCAATTGGTGGAATGGCGGCACAAATTCCAATAAAAAATAACGAAGAAGCTAATAAAATTGCTTTCGACAAAGTAATAGCCGACAAAGAACGGGAAGTAAAAAATGGTCATGACGGCACTTGGGTCGCACATCCGGATTTGGTTTCACTTGCCATGACGGTTTTCGATAAATACATGCCGACCAAAAATCAGATTCATGTAAAAAGAGAAGATGTACACGTTACCGAAAGTGATTTGCTCGAAACTCCCAAAGGAACTATAACTGAAGAAGGTGTTCGAAAAAACATCAGTATTTCAGTTTTATATATCGCTTCATGGCTCAACGGACAAGGTGCAGCAGCGTTACATAATTTAATGGAAGATGCAGCTACTGCTGAGATTTCGAGATCACAATTGTGGCAATGGCTACAAAACGAAGTCGTTTTAGACAATCAAAAAGTCCTGACCGAAAAATACTATCACCGACTAGCGATGGAAGAATTTGAAAAAATCAGAAAACTTGTTGGAAACGAAAATCACGAAAAACATAAATACAGATTGGCCGAACAATTATTAGACATTTTGGTCGTGAACGACAATTTTATCGAATTTTTGACAATTCCAGGATACAAATACATTTAA
- a CDS encoding hydroxymethylglutaryl-CoA synthase family protein — MKTGIDAISFDVAKIHLPINTLAKARNIEPEKLEKGLGLMKMTLPDTHQDTVVFGANALTKLISGNNINLNEIARIYVGTESAIDSSKPISSFLVALMEQKFGENILSECDVVDFTFACIGGVDAIQNCIDFVTLNPTKKAIVVTTDFAKYDLNSTGEYTQGAGALAMLITSNPRIITFENNWATSTKGVFDFFKPYRTLSKTAITGNAANEPWFENLECEVEIHKDQPVFDGQYSNQCYMDRTREAYFSFKKLKNTTETVYDSWKSIVMHLPYAFQGRRMLSEIYALDASKTIISGDEDASEYQNKLKEISKSEAYKEFVNEKLMPAEIASSLIGNLYTGSIFMGLLSTLAHFYDTEKEISGSKFGFLAYGSGSKSKVFEGTIQQDWKLAIAEVKLFETIEKSFEIDFETYNKLHKKEQKTSIRTPKNEWVLDRIENEIPNLIGARYYKWVD, encoded by the coding sequence ATGAAAACAGGAATTGACGCCATCTCCTTTGATGTAGCAAAAATACATTTGCCTATAAATACATTGGCGAAAGCCAGAAATATCGAACCCGAAAAACTAGAAAAAGGACTGGGTTTAATGAAAATGACATTGCCGGACACGCATCAAGACACCGTTGTTTTTGGCGCCAATGCTTTGACAAAATTAATTTCAGGCAACAACATCAACCTCAACGAAATCGCCCGAATTTATGTAGGAACTGAAAGCGCCATTGACAGCTCAAAACCTATCAGCTCCTTTTTAGTAGCTTTGATGGAACAAAAATTTGGGGAAAACATCTTGTCCGAATGCGATGTGGTTGATTTTACTTTTGCCTGTATTGGCGGAGTTGATGCCATACAAAACTGTATTGATTTTGTAACATTGAATCCAACAAAAAAAGCAATTGTGGTCACCACTGATTTTGCAAAATACGACTTAAACTCTACCGGAGAATATACGCAAGGCGCAGGCGCTTTGGCCATGTTAATAACTTCAAACCCAAGGATTATAACTTTCGAAAACAATTGGGCCACTAGCACAAAAGGAGTTTTTGACTTTTTTAAACCGTACCGAACGCTTTCGAAAACAGCAATTACAGGAAATGCAGCTAACGAACCATGGTTTGAAAATTTAGAATGTGAAGTTGAAATCCACAAAGACCAACCGGTTTTTGACGGTCAATATTCGAATCAATGCTATATGGACCGAACGAGAGAGGCTTATTTTTCATTCAAAAAATTAAAAAATACTACCGAAACTGTTTACGATTCCTGGAAAAGTATTGTTATGCACTTGCCTTATGCTTTTCAGGGACGCCGAATGTTATCTGAAATATATGCTTTGGACGCTTCCAAAACAATTATTTCCGGTGATGAAGACGCATCAGAATATCAAAATAAACTGAAAGAAATCAGTAAATCAGAAGCCTACAAGGAATTTGTAAACGAAAAATTAATGCCCGCAGAAATTGCTTCTTCATTAATTGGAAATCTATACACAGGTTCTATTTTCATGGGATTACTATCAACTTTGGCTCATTTTTACGATACTGAAAAAGAAATAAGCGGCAGTAAATTTGGCTTTCTGGCGTACGGAAGCGGCTCAAAATCAAAAGTTTTTGAAGGAACGATTCAACAAGACTGGAAATTAGCCATAGCTGAAGTCAAACTTTTTGAAACAATAGAAAAAAGTTTCGAAATTGACTTTGAAACTTATAATAAACTACACAAAAAGGAACAAAAAACCAGTATTCGAACTCCAAAAAACGAATGGGTTTTAGACCGAATTGAAAATGAAATTCCAAATTTAATTGGCGCTCGTTATTACAAATGGGTAGATTAA